One segment of Oreochromis niloticus isolate F11D_XX linkage group LG8, O_niloticus_UMD_NMBU, whole genome shotgun sequence DNA contains the following:
- the g6pc1a.1 gene encoding glucose-6-phosphatase, which yields MDLLHSWGVELTVYLQTRYGKYEGLFDLASTVADLHTTFFWLFPIWFHLRRDTALRLIWVAVIGDWLNLVLKWVLFGERPYWWVHETKFYGAGPAPSLQQFPITCETGPGSPSGHAMGAAGVWYVMVTALLSIAREKQCPSLLYRFLYIGLWMLMGLVELVVCMSRVYMAAHFPHQVIAGIITGTLVAEVVSKEKWIYSASLKKYFLITLFLTSFAVGFYVLLKALDVDLLWTMEKAQKWCIRPEWVHLDSAPFASLLRNMGSLFGLGLGLHSPFYKTTKMKSMNVSFRIGCIVISVSLLHLLDGWTFSPENHMTFYALSFGKSAIALLIPTTLVPWALSKIYPVKTEGKNL from the exons ATGGATCTTCTACACAGCTGGGGCGTTGAGCTGACTGTCTATCTGCAGACCAGATATGGCAAATATGAAGGTTTGTTCGACCTGGCATCCACAGTGGCCGATCTGCACACCACGTTTTTCTGGTTGTTCCCAATCTGGTTCCACCTGCGGAGGGACACGGCACTCAGGCTCATCTGGGTGGCGGTCATCGGAGACTGGCTCAACTTGGTCCTAAAATG GGTTCTGTTTGGGGAGAGACCTTATTGGTGGGTTCACGAGACCAAATTTTATGGAGCAGGACCGGCCCCTTCACTCCAGCAGTTCCCCATCACATGTGAAACTGGACCAG GAAGTCCTTCAGGTCATGCCATGGGTGCAGCTGGTGTCTGGTATGTGATGGTAACAGCACTGCTCTCTATTGCAAGAGAAAAACAGTGTCCCTCATTGCTATACAG ATTTTTGTATATAGGCCTGTGGATGCTAATGGGCCTGGTCGAGCTGGTGGTATGCATGTCCAGGGTCTACATGGCTGCCCACTTCCCACACCAGGTTATTGCAGGAATCATTACAG GCACACTGGTAGCTGAAGTTGTTTCCAAGGAGAAATGGATCTACAGCGCGAGCCTGAAGAAGTACTTCTTAATTACCCTCTTCCTCACCTCCTTTGCTGTTGGCTTTTATGTGCTGCTTAAAGCTCTGGATGTGGACCTGCTGTGGACCATGGAGAAAGCCCAGAAGTGGTGCATCAGGCCAGAGTGGGTTCACCTAGACTCTGCCCCCTTTGCCAGCCTCCTGCGGAACATGGGCAGCCTGTTTGGCCTGGGCCTGGGCCTGCACTCACCGTTTTACAAGACAACCAAGATGAAGAGCATGAATGTCTCTTTCAGGATTGGATGTATTGTCATCTCTGTATCCCTGCTTCACCTGTTAGACGGATGGACATTTTCCCCTGAAAACCATATGACTTTCTATGCCCTTTCCTTTGGAAAAAGTGCCATTGCACTTTTGATCCCAACTACTTTGGTGCCTTGGGCTCTCAGCAAGATTTACCCTGTAAAGACAGAAGGCAAAAACTTGTAG
- the g6pc1a.2 gene encoding glucose-6-phosphatase catalytic subunit 1 has protein sequence MLNAVMDAVQGFGVSSTHYLQTNYKDAQGLFLWVSWAADLRNTFFIFFPLWFHLRASVGIKLIWVAVIGDWLNLVFKWILFGERPYWWVHETAYYANAVPPHIEQYPMTCETGPGSPSGHAMGAAGVYYTLVTSILAIMTSNKSTNSQWYLKALLWTLFCGVQVCVCLSRVFIAAHFPHQVIAGLITGMIVAEAFNRTQWIYSASMKKYFYTTLFLTSFAVGFYVLLKALGVDLLWTMEKAQKWCIRPEWVHLDTTPFASLLRNMGTLFGLGLGLHSPLYTETKKSSSPLVKAGCIISSLLLLHLFDSFKPPTHTAALFYLLSFCKSATVPLVTVSIIPYCVNRSLNQHNKKAV, from the exons ATGCTTAATGCCGTGATGGACGCCGTGCAGGGTTTCGGGGTGAGCAGCACCCACTACCTGCAGACCAACTACAAAGATGCCCAGGGCTTGTTTCTCTGGGTCTCCTGGGCGGCTGATCTGAGGAACaccttcttcatcttcttccccctttggtttcacctgcggGCTTCAGTGGGCATCAAGCTGATCTGGGTGGCTGTGATCGGAGACTGGCTTAATTTAGTGTTTAAATG GATTCTGTTTGGAGAGAGGCCGTACTGGTGGGTCCACGAGACAGCCTACTATGCAAACGCCGTTCCCCCTCACATCGAGCAGTACCCGATGACCTGTGAGACTGGACCAG GCAGCCCCTCTGGCCATGCTATGGGAGCTGCAGGAGTCTACTACACCCTGGTGACCTCGATCCTCGCCATCATGACCAGCAACAAATCCACAAACAGTCAGTG GTATCTGAAGGCTCTTCTGTGGACGCTGTTTTGTGGGGTCCAGGTGTGTGTCTGCCTTTCTAGGGTCTTTATTGCTGCCCACTTCCCCCACCAGGTCATCGCTGGTCTTATCACAG GTATGATTGTGGCTGAGGCCTTTAACAGAACTCAGTGGATCTACAGCGCCAGCATGAAGAAGTATTTCTACACGACGCTGTTCCTCACCTCCTTCGCTGTTGGCTTCTATGTGCTGCTCAAAGCTCTGGGTGTGGACCTGCTGTGGACCATGGAGAAAGCCCAGAAGTGGTGCATCAGGCCAGAGTGGGTCCACCTGGACACTACGCCCTTTGCCAGCCTCCTGCGCAACATGGGCACACTGTTTGGCCTGGGTCTGGGCCTGCACTCCCCCCTCTACACTGAAACCAAAAAGAGCAGCAGCCCGTTGGTCAAAGCAGGATGCATCATCAGCTCTCTGCTCCTGCTGCACCTGTTTGACTCCTTCAAGCCTCCCACGCATACCGCCGCCCTCTTCTACCTGCTGTCCTTCTGCAAGAGCGCCACTGTGCCACTGGTCACTGTCAGTATTATCCCATACTGCGTGAACCGATCTCTGAACCAGCACAACAAAAAGGCAGTGTGA